The genomic segment AAATTCTAATAATTCAGTTCAAAATGCTGAAAGAGTAGAGAATGTTCAAAATAATAGTAATAAAGATAATGCAGATAAAACAAAAACAGAAAAGGCTGCATCAGTATCTACAAATAATACAGTAACATTTGTAAATCCTATAGATGGAGTAGAAAGTAGAAAATATACCTATCCTGCACCAGTTAAGATGGAAGAAGGAGTTTTCAGAACTATTAGAGGTATAAATCTACAATCAACAGTAGGATCAGAAGTAAAGGCAGCAGCAGATGGTGTAGTGGAAGTTGCAGAAAATACTGGTGTTGAAGAAGGTGTTGTAGTAGAAATTAAACATGCTAATGGCCTAAAGACAAGATATGGAAATCTTGATGCAAACTTATCAGTAAAAAAAGGAGATAAGGTTAAAGCAAATCAAGTTATTGCAAAAGTAGGAGATAGCGCAAAGGTATTTAGTAAAGATGTATTTGGCGAATTTTTAAATTTACAAGTAATTGATGCTAATGGAGAACAAGTTAATCCAGAAAAATATTTTAATTTAAAATCTAAATAAAATTTTATGAAAATATATATTAGTCATTTGTTTTTCATTGAAATAAATGACTAATAAATCAAAAAATAAATGACAATAAAATGATAAAATCAAGGAAGTGGTATTTTGAAAGACTATATTGAAGAAAGAGTTTTAGATGTTGCAAGATATATCATAGATTCAAAAGCTACAATAAGAAAAACAGCTAAGGTTTTTGGTGTTAGCAAGAGTACAATCCATAAAGATATGACAGAGAGATTGTTAAAAATTAACCCAGAAATTGCTCAAGAAACTCATTCTATTTTGGAATTAAATAAGGCTGAACGACATATTAGAGGTGGAAAAGCTACACAAATGAAGTATAAAATTATTGAATCTTAGTAGGATTAAGTCTATAATATATTATTAGTAGAATTATGTAAATATAGGTATTAATATGTATTATAGGAGTGAATAAAAAATGTGCTTTTGGAGAACGGGGATAGACCTCGCAATTGACTTAGGAACGGCAACTGTACTAGTTTACGTAAAAGGTAAAGGGGTAATATTAAAAGAGCCCTCTGTTGTAGCTATAAATAAAAATAATAATAAATTGTTGGCTATAGGGGAAGAAGCAAGAAAAATGATAGGTAGAACCCCAGGAAATATTGTTGCAGTAAGACCATTAAGAGATGGAGTGATTTCTGATTACGATATAACACAAAAAATGCTAAAGGAATTTATAAAAAAAGCGTGCGGAAAAAGAAGTATAAGTGCACCTAAAGTAATTGTTTGTGTACCATCTCAAGCTACAGAAGTAGAAAAGAGAGCTGTTATTGATGCAGCTATGAATTCAGGAGCAAAAACAGTCCATTTAATTGAGGAACCACTAGCAGCAGCCATTGGAGCAGGATTAGATATTACCAAGCCGAATGGATGTATGGTAGTGGATATTGGCGGAGGTACTTGTGATATCGCTGTTATTTCATTAGGTGGAGTGGTAGAAAGAGAGTCAATAAAAGTAGCAGGAGACAAGTTCGATGAAGCCATAATAAAATATGTACGTAATGAATATAAATTAATGATAGGTGAGAAAACAGCTGAAGATTTAAAAATAAATATTGGATCAGCATTTAAAAACTCTAGAAATCTAACTTGTATGATGAAAGGTAGAAACCTCATTACAGGATTACCAGATGAAATAGAAATTACAACAGAAGAAATCCGAAATGCAATAAAAGAACCTGTGGAAATAATAGTTGATACTGTAAAAAAGGTATTAGAAAGAACACCGCCTGAATTAGCCTCGGATATAATCGAAAGAGGAATATTAATGACCGGTGGGGGAGCTTTAATACATGGGTTAGATAAACTTATAGAGTTTAAGACTGGCGTAGTAGCAACTATAGCTGAGAATTCAGTTGAATGTGTTGCAAATGGTACAGGTAAAGTGCTTAATTATATAGACAAATTAGATAGTCAAGTTAATTCTCAGCAAATAGTTCTTATAGAATAGCTTTATAAATAGCAGTCATTAGTAATTTTACTACTGACTGCTATTTATTTGGTTGACTATAAAATGCTTAAATTTTAGGATATTTTCCGTGACTTAAACTATAGGCATCAATAAATATTTTAGATATAATTTTAGCCATATCCATAATGAATGAGAGTCTTATGCTCCGTGAAAAAAAGAATTCAGCATTATCACTAGAGTCTACAATGCCTATAACTGATGCAATTCCTACCTCAGGAAGTTCTTTTCCGACTCCTTTACCAGGATGTATGGCATAGTCCCTTATACGAATTTCACCAATATCATCTTCGTCACCTAAGCAGGCATCAACACCAATTATTGATGCATTAGGGTGATTACTATATATTTCATTTAAACGTTCATCTATGTTCAAAGCATGAATTGGAGAAGATAAAGTTCCATAAACAGGTAAAGGGAAAAAGTTTTCTGTGAGTATAGATCCAACTAGAGGACCTAAGCAATCCCCAATACATTTGTCAGTACCAATACAAACTATTATGGTGTCTTTTGATATAAATTTTTTAACTTCTAAAGCTAAATCATAATAAAATTTAGGATCAAGTTTAATATCTGGCTTGCTCAAGGGACATATACCTCCTTTATAAAATATATATATGAGTAATTAACAGAAGATAGTATAAAAAAATATTTTTTGGAAATTAATAGTAAATGAGGAGGTGCCTATGAAAAAATTTTTAATATATTTAGTTTTAGTTCCTACAATAATAATAAATATGTATTTTCTGTTATATTGGCAACCGCAAGATGAAAATTCTGCAAAAGAAGTTGTTGTACAAGAAAATGTTTCATATTCGAAGCCATTATATAAAATGAATAAGGAAAAGGCGTTAAGTCAATTATCTACAGATAATAAAAAGGAACTTGAAAAGATAATAAAAAAATTATCTGCATTTGATATAGGTAAAATAAAAGAATATTATGAGGATACTAATGATAATGAAAGCCTAATAGAAATATTTAGTCTCTTAAAAAAGAGATTAACAACAGAAGATTATAAGAAAATTCAAGAAATATCATCTTCCTTTTTAGATATACAAGAGATTAACAAAAGAATAAAAAATAATTAAGATTACTATATTAAATGAGAGTATATTGTAGAAAATGAGAGCAATATGAATTTAAATTACATATATGGGTGTATATTGGAGTTGAAATAAAATCGCTTTACCGATATACTAATCATTGTTGACCGACAAATGAGGCAACAAGATATAAAAAATAAATACGGAGGAATTCCCGAGAGGCCAAAGGGGGCAGACTGTAAATCTGTTACGTTTCGTTTCGATGGTTCGAATCCATCTTCCTCCACCAATTTATAATGGGCGCATAGCTCAGCTGGGAGAGCACCTGCCTTACAAGCAGGGGGTCACAGGTTCGAGCCCTGTTGTGCCCACCATTATAAAAATGCTAAATCTAATTAATATATGCTGGCATGGCTCAACGGTAGAGCAGCTGACTTGTAATCAGCAGGTTGTAGGTTCGATTCCTATTGCCAGCTCCAATAAAATAATACGGAGGAATTCCCGAGAGGCCAAAGGGGGCAGACTGTAAATCTGTTACGTTTCGTTTCGATGGTTCGAATCCATCTTCCTCCACCAATTTATAATGGGCGCATAGCTCAGCTGGGAGAGCACCTGCCTTACAAGCAGGGGGTCACAGGTTCGAGCCCTGTTGTGCCCACCATTATAAAAATGCTAAATCTAATTAATATATGCTGGCATGGCTCAACGGTAGAGCAGCTGACTTGTAATCAGCAGGTTGTAGGTTCGATTCCTATTGCCAGCTCCAATAAAATAATGCGGAGGAATTCCCGAGAGGCCAAAGGGGGCAGACTGTAAATCTGTTACGTTTCGTTTCGATGGTTCGAATCCATCTTCCTCCACCAATAAAGAATAAACTTAAGTTTATTCTTTTTTATTTTTTATTTAAAATGAAAAATAAATGATGGAAAAAGTAGATTCATAATGTTGACTAATTGTACCGCATATGATAAAATACTTTTGAAAATTGAATTATGTTACTCTTATCAAGAGAGGTGGAGGGAAAGGGCCCTGTGAAACCCGGCAACCTGTATTATATAAGGTGCCAATTCCTGTAGAGTTTCTACAAGATAAGAAAATGATTGCTAAATTGCGCTCTTCTTATCGAAGAGCTTTTTTATTTTTTTAAGTTTGCGCATGCTTAAATTATAAAAGAAACAATTAATAAAATAGTTTAACTATTATTTATTGTATTTAAATAAGGTAAAGCTTTTATAAACGAGTACTATTCTATAAAACTATGTATAGTTTTTAATAAAATAATTTTATTCGTGAAGATAATTATAATATTTAAATCTAAGGAGAGAAAAGATATGAGAAGATTATTTACTTCAGAATCAGTTACAGAGGGACATCCTGATAAAATGTGTGACCAAATTTCAGATGCTATACTAGACGCTATTCTATCTAAAGATCCAATGGCTAGAGTTGCTTGTGAAACTTGCACAACAACAGGTATGGTTATGGTAATGGGAGAGATAACAACAAATTGTTATGTTGACATTCCTAAGGTAGTTAGAGAAACAGTAAGAGAAATTGGATATGATAGAGCAAAATTTGGATTTGACTGTGATACATGTTCAGTTCTTACATCGATAGATGAACAATCTGCAGATATAGCTATGGGTGTAGATGAAGCATTTGAGTCAAAAAAAGGTGAAAAAGATGAAGTAGAAGCAGTTGGTGCTGGAGACCAAGGAATGATGTTTGGTTTTGCAACTAATGAAACTGAAGATTTTATGCCGCTTCCAGTATATATGGCTCATAAATTATCAAGAAGACTTACAGAGGTAAGAAAGAATGGTACATTAAGTTACTTAAGACCAGATGGTAAAACTCAAGTAACAGTTGAATATGAAGATAATGTGCCAAAGAGAATTGATACTATAGTTATATCAACACAACATGATGAGAAAGTTACTTTAGAGCAAATTCAGGAAGATCTTAAGAAGTTTGTTATAGATGCTGTTGTACCAGCAGAATTATTGGACAGTGAGACAAGATATTTCATAAATCCAACTGGAAGATTCGTTGTTGGAGGACCTCAAGGGGATTCAGGATTAACAGGAAGAAAGATAATAGTTGATACTTATGGTGGATATGGCAGACACGGTGGTGGAGCTTTCTCAGGTAAAGATCCAACTAAAGTTGATAGATCAGCTGCATATGCTGCAAGATGGGTTGCTAAGAATTTAGTTGCAGCTGGTGTTGCAGATAAGCTAGAAATTCAATTAGCATATGCAATTGGTGTTGCAAAGCCAGTTTCAATTGAAGTTGAAACATTTGGAACAGGAAAAGTAGATGAAGATAAGATTGTTGAAGTAGTAGAGAAAGTATTTGATTTAAGACCAGGAGCTATAATTAGAGATCTTGACTTAAGAAGACCTATCTATAAGCAAACTGCTGCATATGGACATTTTGGAAGAAATGATCTTAACTTACCATGGGAACAATTAAATAAAGTAGATGAAATAAGAAAAAATCTATAAGATAATTCTTAAGTGAATTTTTATTATCAAGATTTGTATATATAATAAAAGTTTTTGTAGAATGGTAAAAAGTCGTCTTAAATATAGACGGCTTTTTATTATGGAGAAATTTATAATTATATATAGGCAAGTATAGGAAAAGATTATGAGCTATAAATGATTAGTTTTAAATTGCTATAAATATTTATGATATAATTATAAGAAAAAATTAAAGTTAAATCTGACGCTAAATTTTAATTTTAGAAAGTTTAAGGTAAATATATAAAGATTTGGAGAGATTCTATATGGAAGTTCTAAATGGATTTGTTGAGAATATTGTTTTTAAAAGTGAAGATACTGGTTATGTCGTTTGTAGGATTAGAAACGAAAAGACATTAATTAGTGCTGTAGGCACAGTGCCTTTCTTAAAAGAGGGGCAAAATGTAAAGTTAACAGGATACTGGACAGTACACAAACAATTTGGTAATCAATTTAATATTCAGGATTATGAAGAACTTCTTCCAAATTCATTAGATGGCATAGAAAAATATTTAAGTGCAGGAATAATACATGGAATTGGACC from the Clostridium beijerinckii genome contains:
- a CDS encoding M23 family metallopeptidase encodes the protein MDKNLKEKLKNLFRKEGFYIALFLCLCIVVTVGTISYKMLNSKNQVNKTEDVNKDLTMNSGNEGNSNNSVQNAERVENVQNNSNKDNADKTKTEKAASVSTNNTVTFVNPIDGVESRKYTYPAPVKMEEGVFRTIRGINLQSTVGSEVKAAADGVVEVAENTGVEEGVVVEIKHANGLKTRYGNLDANLSVKKGDKVKANQVIAKVGDSAKVFSKDVFGEFLNLQVIDANGEQVNPEKYFNLKSK
- the spoIIID gene encoding sporulation transcriptional regulator SpoIIID, with the protein product MKDYIEERVLDVARYIIDSKATIRKTAKVFGVSKSTIHKDMTERLLKINPEIAQETHSILELNKAERHIRGGKATQMKYKIIES
- a CDS encoding rod shape-determining protein; this encodes MCFWRTGIDLAIDLGTATVLVYVKGKGVILKEPSVVAINKNNNKLLAIGEEARKMIGRTPGNIVAVRPLRDGVISDYDITQKMLKEFIKKACGKRSISAPKVIVCVPSQATEVEKRAVIDAAMNSGAKTVHLIEEPLAAAIGAGLDITKPNGCMVVDIGGGTCDIAVISLGGVVERESIKVAGDKFDEAIIKYVRNEYKLMIGEKTAEDLKINIGSAFKNSRNLTCMMKGRNLITGLPDEIEITTEEIRNAIKEPVEIIVDTVKKVLERTPPELASDIIERGILMTGGGALIHGLDKLIEFKTGVVATIAENSVECVANGTGKVLNYIDKLDSQVNSQQIVLIE
- the yyaC gene encoding spore protease YyaC, which codes for MSKPDIKLDPKFYYDLALEVKKFISKDTIIVCIGTDKCIGDCLGPLVGSILTENFFPLPVYGTLSSPIHALNIDERLNEIYSNHPNASIIGVDACLGDEDDIGEIRIRDYAIHPGKGVGKELPEVGIASVIGIVDSSDNAEFFFSRSIRLSFIMDMAKIISKIFIDAYSLSHGKYPKI
- the metK gene encoding methionine adenosyltransferase; protein product: MRRLFTSESVTEGHPDKMCDQISDAILDAILSKDPMARVACETCTTTGMVMVMGEITTNCYVDIPKVVRETVREIGYDRAKFGFDCDTCSVLTSIDEQSADIAMGVDEAFESKKGEKDEVEAVGAGDQGMMFGFATNETEDFMPLPVYMAHKLSRRLTEVRKNGTLSYLRPDGKTQVTVEYEDNVPKRIDTIVISTQHDEKVTLEQIQEDLKKFVIDAVVPAELLDSETRYFINPTGRFVVGGPQGDSGLTGRKIIVDTYGGYGRHGGGAFSGKDPTKVDRSAAYAARWVAKNLVAAGVADKLEIQLAYAIGVAKPVSIEVETFGTGKVDEDKIVEVVEKVFDLRPGAIIRDLDLRRPIYKQTAAYGHFGRNDLNLPWEQLNKVDEIRKNL